GAGTGAGTAAGCCCAACCCAAGTTTTGCATACGTTCATAGTTCCATGAACCTTGCAAGAATTGTGAGCGCCACCAAACCTTTTTACGATCCGCTTGAGATAATTGAATTTTTTCAGCCATGAGAGCACCCCTTCCTAGTAGTCTTCCAAGATATCGCCGATTGGGTCGCCAGAACCAGATGAAGTTCCGCCACCATTTCCGCCACCTTGTTTAGAAAGGTTGAGGTAGATGAAGGCAATAGCGACACCGATAGCACCAAGAGCGATAAGTGTCAATTGGCTAATAGCAGCAAAAGCAAAACCGATGGCGAAGAATGGCCAAACTTCACGAGTTGCCATCATGTTGATAACCATGGCGTAACCAACGGCTACGACCATACCACCACCGACAACCATACCGTGGTTGAGCCAGTCAGGCATCAATCCAAGGGCATGTTGAACAGATTGTGCTGGGATAGCAAGAAGAAGGGCAGCTGGCACGGCGATACGCAAACCTTGAAGAAGGAGGGCGAGGTAGTGTGCACGTTCAACACCAGCGATGTTTCCGCTTTCTGCAGCTTTATCTGCAGCGTGAACAAGGGCAACAGATGCTGTACGAACAAGCATAGTTAGGAAGAGACCGGCAACTGCAAGTGGGATAGCTGTTGCAGTCGCAACACCGATACCTTCAGTTGTGAAGTTACCACCTTTAACCAAAATAATGGCAGCAGCAACAGAGGCAAGGGCAGCGTCAGGAGCGACAGCGGCACCGATATTAGCCCAAGCAAGGGCGATCATTTGAAGAGAACCACCAAGCATGATACCTGCAGTGAGGTTACCTGTAGCAGCACCGATGAGGGTACATGCAACAAGTGGTTGGTGGAATTGGAATTGGTCAAGGATACCTTCAAGACCAGCAAGGAAGGCAACAACTACGACCAAAATTGCAGAAATAATTGACATATCTGACATGGTAATAATTCCTTTTCTATTGAGTTGTGATTAGCTGAGAGTATCAACTAATTTATCCGAATGAAGGTTATTGAACGTTAGCTTTTTTGATAAGGTCGAACAAATCTTTCTTAGAATCATTTGGTACCTTACGGACGTCGAATTCAACGCCAAGGTCACGCAATTTTTCGAAGCAAGCGACATCGTCTTTGTCCATAGACAAAACGTTGTTAACCATTGTTTTACCAGTTGAGTGAGCCATAGAACCAACGTTAAGTTCTTTGATTGGCACGCCACCTTCGATAGCACGAAGTGCGTCTTGAACAGTTTCGAACAAGATAAGCGCGTGTGTGTTACCAAAGCGAGGGTCCTTAGAAGCATCAATCAATTTTTGAATTGGAACAACGTTTGCTTTAACCCCATTTGGTGCTGCTTGTTTGATCAATTCTTTACGAAGCTCATCTTTAGCAACGTCGTCTGAAGCAACAATGATACGGTCTGCTTTAGAAGCAGGTGTCCAGTTAGTTGCTACTTGACCATGCAAGAGACGTGTGTCCAAACGTGCCAAGTTAATCTTGAGTTTACCATCTCCGATAACTGTCCCTTCTGGGATAGCTCCTTGAGGTGCAGCAGCTTCTACAGGAGCTGCTGTTGTTTCCTCAGCTGGATTAAGCTCCTCTGGAAGTGCCTTGATACCACCCTTAGCTTCCTTGATGATATTAGCAGCAACTTGCTCTGCAGTAGCGTTAGCATCCATCATACGTTCAGTGTATGCTTGGATAAGCATTGGCAAGTTAAGTCCTGTGATGATAGCAATCTTGCGATCTGGATTTTCTCCAGCAATTCGACTGGCTTGGTTAAATGGTGAACCAGACCAAAGGTCAGCCAAAACAAGAATTTCATCATCAGCATCGAATTGTG
Above is a window of Streptococcus salivarius DNA encoding:
- a CDS encoding PTS mannose/fructose/sorbose transporter subunit IIC, with protein sequence MSDMSIISAILVVVVAFLAGLEGILDQFQFHQPLVACTLIGAATGNLTAGIMLGGSLQMIALAWANIGAAVAPDAALASVAAAIILVKGGNFTTEGIGVATATAIPLAVAGLFLTMLVRTASVALVHAADKAAESGNIAGVERAHYLALLLQGLRIAVPAALLLAIPAQSVQHALGLMPDWLNHGMVVGGGMVVAVGYAMVINMMATREVWPFFAIGFAFAAISQLTLIALGAIGVAIAFIYLNLSKQGGGNGGGTSSGSGDPIGDILEDY
- a CDS encoding PTS sugar transporter subunit IIB, which codes for MGIGIIIASHGKFAEGIHQSGSMIFGDQEKVQVVTFMPSEGPDDLYAHFNDAIAQFDADDEILVLADLWSGSPFNQASRIAGENPDRKIAIITGLNLPMLIQAYTERMMDANATAEQVAANIIKEAKGGIKALPEELNPAEETTAAPVEAAAPQGAIPEGTVIGDGKLKINLARLDTRLLHGQVATNWTPASKADRIIVASDDVAKDELRKELIKQAAPNGVKANVVPIQKLIDASKDPRFGNTHALILFETVQDALRAIEGGVPIKELNVGSMAHSTGKTMVNNVLSMDKDDVACFEKLRDLGVEFDVRKVPNDSKKDLFDLIKKANVQ